One Vicia villosa cultivar HV-30 ecotype Madison, WI linkage group LG5, Vvil1.0, whole genome shotgun sequence genomic window, TTGATACGGTTGTCTTCATTTCCAACAATATGAACATTATCTCGCGCAGCAGTAGGACTCGAGTAGTGTTCCAAAGACGACGAATATATTCCCTGTCCCGGACTTTCAATTATCGATGCATTGAATTCGTAACTGTGACATGTTTTTTCATCCAATTCATGGCTCGCCCGGTCATCGTCATCGTCTAAAATAACAGGACAGAAAAAACTATAAGCTAATATCCAGTACATGTATAATAAAAATCATCGAAATCATCGAAAGAACGATAACTATGTTGAAGATTTCTCACTTACATTGTAAATTTTCTTCTTTCCCTGACGCAGAATTCGAGCTCTGACTGGATCTATCTATAACTATACGGCTGCTTCCGTCAAAAGGCGTGGAAGTGAATGTAACATCAGACTGAAAACTATGATGACGAACAACCGAATCGATTTTTCCACAATCATAACCACTCCTCTTCCTACGCCGAAACCCTGACCTACGTTTCAAACTCAAACCCCCCTTTCCTTTAACATCATACCCGATTTCCCTCAAATGCGGACCCGAACTCGAACTCTCATCTTCCAATTCAACAACCCTATTACTATTATTATCACATGTTTTCTCATCAACATTAACAACCATTTTGTTCTCATTGATATTATCTAAAGAATGATCTTTCTTGACCCAAACCAAATCAAATGGAAACCTTTTCATTGCCATTACTTGAATGGAGCATATCTTCCTCAAAGGCCATTCAAACAATAACATATGAAAACAAAGATAGCTATTTCTATAACCTAAAATCCCTTTACAAGGACAAGGCATataaaatccaaaaaaccaaagaaaatttgaaagaaagaaaGCAAAAGTGGATCCACAAAGTAATACATAAGCTACAAAAAGGTCAATAAAGGATCCAATTATTCCTCCTAAACTCCATGAATCACTTTCCTCTAAAGCCATTTTCACAAGCTCAACATGCATACTCTAAAGTCTCAAGTCTCAACAATGAACTAACaagaaagaacaaaaaaaaacaaacaagacCCAACAAGCAAAAACTAATCTTTATAGTTCCAAACACTTAAACATCACAAAATCATGAAGTAcagaaaggaaaaatcaaagatttgaatcAAAGTAAGTAAtagaacaagttgaagaagaaaacaaaaatagaacAAAAAGTGAATACCATGGTTTGTTTGTTGAAGGAAAGGGGTGAGATGAAAACCGCAGGAAGAAAAGACACGAAGAGGAACAGTGATGATGTTGGAAATGAAATGATTGCGTATACAGACGAATATTCAGATTGACATCATGACATGTGTTATTAAAGCTATACCCCTCTCATCACAACacacacaatatatatatatatatatatatatatatatatatatatatatatatatatatatatatatatatatatatatatatgagaagggatcatttgacaccggtgtcaaagtattaattttgacaccaaatcctacccctttattcttaacaattcaaaggttagGATACATTCACTTATAACTAACACATGAGTTTTTTAAGGAAATATATCctaacctttgaattgttaagaataaaggggtaggatttggtgtcaaaattaatactttgacaccggtgtcaaatgatcccttctctctatatatatatatatatatatatatatatatatatatatatatatatataaaaaaattacaaaaactaATTTTTAAGTCGGAAAGAATCATAATAAATCATAAAATtctctttaaaaaatttaataatatgatATATATTTATCATTAAGTTCGAACTCAGAAATATTGATTAATTTTTCTAGAGTTTATAGTAGATTTTATTTAACTTGATTTGTAATGTTTTAAATCACATAGATTAAGAAATTagttatatttactaaaatatattttgtattaataattatcatattaaatttatattgtaGCTGTCAACTTAATATAGAAAATGAAATAATcggtaaaatttatttttttgattaatttagtGACTTATTTATATTTGAGATCCACAAAATTTGatgaattttatatataaataaaaggaagttatattattaatttattaaacttAATTAGATTTTTGACATTTTGCCTTTTCTCATTCACAAAATTGGTTGtttcattttaaattcaaatattatttttctctctgaCATCTAAACCGCACACATAAACATCAATTAATTAGTTTCTACACTTGATATACTGGTTAAAAAACATATATTGCAACCAACTAAATCTTActataaattttgttttaataaattttattcactTTGAACTAATTTTACATGAATTGTCTTGAACatcaaatattaatatatataaaaaatggacAATTCATAGCAAAGTTCCCTCAACTTCTTCTTTACGGCACAGAGACAAGGATCGCGGCAGTCCAGATGAACCAAACGGCATCTTCCCTCAAGATAAACAATGAGATGTCATACTAACAGATAGAGGAGTTTTGAAGTTACACATCACTGTtcatttcaataatttttttaaccaaTCTTCTATTTTGCATGATAGTGTTCCAATAGAGGAAACCATACATACCATTCCTATTATGGTGAATGATCAAGTCAATGACATGATCACAGTTATTCCTTATGCTCGAAAAATTAAGGAAGTTGTCTTGAATTCTTGATGTTTTTGAGATCTTTTTCTACCACAAGAATTGGAATATAATTAGCTTTGATGTGAGTATCCTAAAGCTTTTGACACTATTAGTTgtccttttttttcaaaagtttttGCGGTAATATAATTCTCAAAATTGATATTTCTAAAGTTTTTGACACTATTAtttgtcctttttttttcttAAGGTTTTTGAAGTTTTTTGGATTTAATAGAAAATCTTACTTGTTCTCTAAGATATAAGATATAAAAAGTGCtgttaatagaaaaaataaagttagaaatttctttttttagattttttttttttttgaatattttatgatttttggtgattttataactaaaaaatgcataaaagtgaaaattgattattttaaaaaatgtatttttaattaatacgaaaattaataaaaactaagaaaaaatacattttttttttatttttcatgatttaatattaaaaagtaaaaatgaaacaaaaaaggaaagtaTAGTTAGCAACAAGTATAAATGCAAAAAGATATAAAtgcaaaaagatgaaaatatgcgGGATTCGAGAACCCGAGACTTTTCGCTCTTGTACCTCTTACAATCAAATTCTTACCAACCGGGCTATGTcacttatttaaaataaaaacaaaaattggaGATATATGAAAGGTATGACAACGTGCTTCTACTTGAGTGTAGTAACCAAATAAATCACCCTTGAGTAGGGAAAACCGAAATCACGAGAAAATCTCTTAATCCCTTGCCTTAGGAGCTCAATGAAATGAATAATTGTGAATGTTATGACTTAGTGGTATATGCATATGAGTGTGAAACACAAGCCCATTGGGGTAAGAAGCATGAGGGCAAAATTTGGAGTGCAACATTGTGTAATCTTGATTGTATCAACACATCTTTGATTTGAACTTTCTAcaagtcaaaaaaaaaatcttccatcaattttctctagCCCAAACTGCACAGTGAAACTTGTGACTGCAGCTCAATAACTCTTTCACAACACCACCCTTCATTTATGATGTGGAAGATCAACAAAGCTTTAACCACAATGCATACTAAGAACTCTTATCCCCAAATTGAGCCAAAAGAGTAGCAGTGTTGTAATtgtgtttctcttttttttccaaCAACTAGTATCAGAGTCGTCAGGCAAAAGCATgttaagcttgtatttgactttctttatTATCATATACTATTGTATTAGAGTGTTATGAGATGTAAGGGCGGAAAACAGGCATGCCCGCCCCACAAAAGCCCGTGAAAAAATGAGGCGGTGTGGGGCGGGCATATTTGAGATTGCAGATCTAAAACCTTGTCCCgacccgcaaaaaagtgagggtggGGCAGGGAAAGCCTGCGAGCACTGAACCTTTTAGGCCtgaaaatagtaaaattatatgaaaaagttCATGCCCGCTAAAGCCCACAGTAACACGGGGCGGTCGGTAGGCACATTAGGGGGAGTGGGCCTATAACTTTGCCCTGCCCCGCgaaaaaagtgcgggtaaaacgggggATTGGGTGTACTGGGGTTCTGAGTTAGTTAAGGattatattatgtgttgtaacaattttcacatagtgtttttctctggttgtctattgacaacgaccgtgattttttttcttctgttttttgAGTTTCCATGTTAtgttcttgtgttgttatttttttcctctttttctttatgtttgttatttttcccaacaagtggtatcagagccgtgGTTCAGCTTGGTGGAGAGTGGTGGCTGAATCCAGTGTTGGATCCTATTATAGGATGTGGGAGACTCACACTTGTGGGGGAGAATGTTGGATGCAAGTATGAGTGGTTAAAGTCCCACATTACTTATGAATCAGTGGTCCTAGAGCATTAGTCTCATTGATTCTCCCGACTCTTACGAACTTCCCAACACTATTTAGTACAATAGGGAGATTAAGTAATGTGATGCTAATTATTCACCATTTCAACGattcatttgaaattttaatgTCTTGTTTTGAGCATAAAGGAAAAAAGCTAAAATTTAAGCTAGAAGAATAGTTGATTGCAACAAAGATAAAAATAGGTACAAGTCTTACAAGAATCAATGTTAACTCTAAGATTGTTCGAAGAAGGGAGGTCAAGTTTAGATCATCAActtttgaaaatgaaaattatCCCATAAAAAGAACATTTTTAAGTAACTGAAACATATAACTTCTAATAATCTCCAACTCACCAACAACAACTTTTGCTATTTCAATAGTCACACCTTCTTGGTCATCATTTTCAAAGGTAATTAGATCCTATAATGAAAAAAAGGATAAAACTTGCATATAAACAATTTTCTATAAATAACTTATCTAGAAAAAAGTAAAACTTGGATATAAACAATTTTCTATAAGTAACTTACCTCTGAAAAATTGTAAAACTTGCAGGAGATTGCTCTTTCTCTTCTTGTAAGCTCTGCAATCATTTTATCATTTTCTTTCGTAActtcattgtcataccccaaaatttacctgatACCATTCtcgttttaatttattaagggggttaaaaattaagagtcataggatttaatatatctattattaaatccgatctcttataaaatgccCTTAAACGGAGGTGTGAATAGCAAATATTTGAGACCCAATTTGTTTTAGGCCCATTTATTTCATTTAACcattctattattttttatatatatattattgctaATTACAAGATTATTATAtgttaatattagaattattagaATATTAGTTAGTATTATTTTATATTGTtgctattaataattattattattattaggctataaaaaaaaaaggaaaaaaaaaaaaaatcaaattggcCTTTCTACAAGATTCTCACGCTTCTCATGGGCAAGAGGAACAGATTGCAAGCTTCTCAAATCTGAATCAGATCTTTCctaaaaaacaaacaacaaatctAATCCTTCCTAACTGAATAACTAACCCTAACTATGAAACAGAGGAAAAGATTGTGTGATAAGGGGGGTCGGCCTCCAAGGGCCATGGCCGGATTCTAAAAAATCCAAGAAAAATTGAACTTTGATTTCGTGGTTGCACGGTGTTTCGATTGGTTACAGTAATTCTAACGCGATCTGGGAAGGATTCTGAAGCCCCTTCGGTGGCCGCGTGCAGAATCACGCTCCCGGAGCCACGGTTTGTTGAAATTTAGTTTGCTTCGATTTTGAGTATTCATGCGTAGTTAATATAATTTGGTAGCATAtatgtgttattgatgatgttatgaAGCTTTTGGCATAGGTTAATTGAAGTTTAATTACAGAATGaagaatccaccattgttggggtTTAAAAGCTTGAAATTGGGATTTTTCCATAGAAGCAAAATTAGCCAGAATTAACAGTTCCATCGCATTCAGAGGGTGTCTTTTAGTATATCTGGATAATTAATCGGGATTTATTTGCATTGAGTGATGAAATTGGAATTTGCAGGTCTATGGCCATGCACCAAAAACGTTGCCATAGAGTTTTTTTGTGTTGTTTCAGAAAGCTAAAACGAAGAAGACGGCAACAGCCCGCGCGTGCAGTTTTTAAAAAAGGGTTTTTGATtaaattatttcttatataaaTTAATCGATATATTATGTTGACAACAAAAGCAAAGTGGTTCAGTGGTTAATGCCTTTTGTCTTAAGCGCGAGGGGGACGGTTCGATCCTCGTCTCGTGCAGATTATTTTGTGAATTTTTCTATGTCAGGAATCACTTGCAGATCCTACGCATGCCATCCAGGGGGGCTCACCATACCCTCTCACATCACAGCCTCAGATTTCCTCCAATTCAGATCTGACGCACACAAGGATGAAAGACTACCATGGAATTTTCAGACGCTACAACACTGAATCATATCccaggttttttttttatatataattttctattttattatttagattatatatattaattaatatttttagtttaatcaattaatataattaggattaggactaTTAATATTAGGATTAATTCCCGACTATTCTCCCGGTTATTTTCCTCGATTTTTttcgagttaatttatttaattaattttgattataattataaaaaaccataaaaacgcTTAATAAGATATTAGgtttcgcccaatcccattggccagtggccaaagtattaggattagggttttccaaCCAGCTTGGGTATTTAGCCAAGCAATTTAggattttattcgcttcgattaaatcaattgatcgcggtgggtaacaATCAAATAATTActcaataattaaaatattaaaataataattattttgctaaatggttttaaccaaagctattggttacgatgattagcattttctctttatcaaaattcgttattatttgtaatcgaatctatcgattatgaggagtaacgataattaaaatatgcacatttgctattcgcgataattgaaactatcgattatagtggttagcaatcctcccttaatccgttagccatggtaatcaaacctattgattattgcaactaacggtaacaaattaaaatcagggttgtacgcccaaatcctaaaaacactcaaaatacactaaaccgcGATACTACAgtttttcaacactgcgatgttcacaactgcgataaggtaattcaaaataccttcgaacatttgcatttcaaaacaacttcaaatacaatcaaattcaattctaaggcgtacaaccctgtgcccgaactacgttgactctgattctccataaggagatacgtaggcacttggcaacaaggcgagtccccttccctaaaatctcaattttcctcttattcatttccttacctataaacttcaataattttagccacaaacctttaccttagattcaaagccaataggaaagggttgagggtgcctaacaccttccctcaacctgcaatatggtatcttaccctgatctcttaattgcataggttttctattcgccttggtagaataggtggcgactctctaagtataatttttaggcaggttgctacattcaTCCCACCATTGTTTCATTTCTTTCAAAGATCAATCATCTTTTTAAGCTCTGCAgtcacaaaacaacaaaaacccATGATTCCAAATTTAAAATGGATTGATTTTTTTCAacaaagaaaaccctaaaatccaaAAAAGATTAAACCTACCACTGAATCACCCGATAGCATTGAAAACGAAAAGAAATTAAGCATAGCTCTGAGATCTGAAAACCAAAACGAAAAAAACGTTATATCCAAGTCTCACAAAAGCAATACACAAAAACGTCGGACTTCACTATTCTAACTTATCAAACTTGAGCAAATTGATATGGTTGTTGAAAAAGTCAACAAAATCAAGTTTTAGCCAgacaaaaaggaagaagtgagTGAGGTGGTGACTAGGTTTgagaaaaacagaaaaaattaCTTCATACATtcaacatattttatttttaaattttaaactttaaattttaaatcaatataaaataaaacagttaCATGTCATCTAATATAGAACCAGCAAAACTGCACACATATAAAACATATCaaaatttgataaaatttaaCCGACATgacttaattaatataaataacaaaataacttTTAAGAACGTTTATTAAATAAGAAACTTTAgcaaaatttttaaattatactaAATGACCAAAAAATAAATTAActctaataaaaaaaaattagaagactATGACTTAACATAAAACAACATTCAAACTAACACAACAAAGTTTTGGATAAGACTATGGTTATGGTCGGCACATTTAGAAACATACACGACAACACATTTCATTTTGGTTAAACCCTCACATGCTCCTATGGCTGCCTTTGCTAAACCCTCTCAACTCCCCACTCCTCAAAGGCACCACCACCCCATTATTCCAACCAATTTCATCACCTCAAAGTTCAAAACTTTCACTTCCACACACAACTTCAAGACCCTTAAACACTCTCGGGTCTCAAATTCTTTCACTGCCACAATCACTTCTTCCATTAGCAGCGACAATCCAAACCATGATCTTTGTCAACTATGCCTTATTGGGAAGTTGGAAAGTGCTGTGAGCTACTTAGAAACCATGCACGAGCTTCAAATTTCAGTTGAAGAGGATTCTTATATTTCTTTGGTACGTTTGTGTGAGTGGTCTAGAGCTAGAAAAGAAGGTTCTAAGGTGTATTCGTATGTTAAGAAGTCAATGATGAGGACCCATTTGAGTCTTAAGCTTGGAAATGCACTTTTGAGTATGTTTGTTAGGTTTGGTAATTTGGTTGATGCTTGGTATGTGTTTGGTAAAATGCCTGAGAGGAATTTGTTTTCTTGGAATGTTTTGGTTGGTGGTTATGGGAAAGGTGGGTTTTTTGACGAGGCGTTGAATCTTTATGAAAGGATGTTGTGGGTTGGTGTTAGGCCTGATATTTACACTTTTCCTTGTGTTTTGAGGACTTGTGGTGGTGTTCCTGACTTGGTTACGGGTAGAGAGATTCATGTTCATGTTTTGAGATTTGGGTTTGAGTCCGATATAGATGTTATTAATGCGTTGATAACTATGTATGTGAAATGCGGCGATGTTGTTACTGCTAGGTTGGTGTTTGATAAGATGATTAATAGAGATAGGATTTCGTGGAATGCGATGATTGCTGGGTATTTCGAGAATGGAATGTGTTTGGAGGGTTTGAGATTGTTTTGCAGGATGATTGAACATCCGGTTGAGCCGGATTTGAAGACCATGACGAGCGTGATTGCTGCTTGCGAGCTTATGGGTGATGGGAGATTGGGGAGGGAGATTCACAGTTATATAGTGAGAACTGAGTTCTCGATGAAATCTTCGGTTTATAATTCGTTGGTTCAGATGTACTCATCTGTTGGGCTTGTTGAGGAAGCTGAAAAGGCTTTTTCTCAAATTGAATGTAGAGATGTGGTGTCATGGACTGTAATGATATTGGGTTACGAGAATAATTTGATGCATCAGAAGGCTCTTGAAACATATAAAACGATGGAGGCGGAAGGTGTCGTGCCTGATGAAATTACCATCACGGCTGTACTCTCTGCCTGTTCTTGTTTACGCGATTTAGATATGGGGACGAAGCTTCATGAAGTGGCCAAGAAGACAGGGCTCATTTTTTATGCTATGGTTGCAGACACACTTGTTGACATGTATGCTAAGTGCAAATGCATTGACAAAGCTTTAGAAGTTTTCTACTCTATTCGCCACAAGAATATTATAACTTGGACAGCTATCATCAGTGGCCTTAGGATCAACAACAGATGTTTTGACTCTTTGTTTTTCTTTAAAGAGATGATGCGCAAACAAAAGCCGAACTCGGTTACTTTAGTTTGTGTCCTATCCGCATGTGCTAGAATAGGGGCTTTGACATCTGGAAAAGAGATCCATGCTCATGCATTGAGAACTGGCGTAAGTTATGATGGTTTTATGCCTAATGCAATCTTGGACATGTATGTAAGGTGTGGAAGAATGGAATATGCGTGGAAACAATTTTTCTCGTGTGATCAAGATGTGTCCACATGGAACATTTTGCTAACTGGATATGCTGAGCGCGGGAAAGGAACACTTGCTACAGAGCTTTTTCAAAAAATGGTAGAGTCAAATGTTGTTCCTGATAAGATTACATTTGTCTCCATATTACGTGCCTGCAGCAGGTCTGGTATGGTTGAAGAAGGCTTAGAATATTTTGACAGCATGGAACATAAGTACTCTATTAAACCTAATCTGAAACACTACGCTTCTATGGTTGATTTATTGGGACGCGCTGGAAAATTGGAGGACGCCTATGGATTCATACAGAAAATGCCAATGAAGCCAGACCCTGCAGTTTGGGGAGCCTTATTAAACGCGTGCAGAATCCACCGCTGTGTTGAACTCGGCGAACTAGCTGCTAAGAATATCTTTCAAGATGATAAAACTAGTATTGGATATTACATTCTTCTGTCAAATCTATATGCTGACAACGATATGTGGGACAAAGTTGCGGAAGTTAGAAAAATGATGCGACAGAACGGGATAATAGTAGATCCTGGATGCAGCTGGGTGGAAAACAAGGACACGGTGCACGCTTTTCTCAGCGGTGATAACTTTCATCCTCAAATTAAGGAAATAAACGCACTTTTGGAGAGATTTTATGAGAAAATGAAGGAAGCTGGTATTCAAAGGTTGGGAAGCAGTCGTATGGATATAATGCAAGCTTCTAAGGCTGATATATTTTGTGGACACAGCGAGAGATTTGCGGTTACATTTGGACTTATTAACTCAGCACCTGGAATGCCGATTAGGGTAACTAAGAATCTGTATATGTGCCAAAGTTGCCATGACACTGTCAAATTTATCTCGAAGGAAGTACGCAGAGAGATTTTTGTGAGAGATACGGAGCGGTTTCACCATTTCAAGGGAGGTATATGCTCTTGCAAGGATGAAGGTTATTAGCTTTAGCATAAGTAGAAGGGAAAATGTAGGATTTGTAGCATCATATTGAAAAGTTAGGATTGTAAGATATTACAGTACTTTGAAATGTTGTACAACAGTGATTAATGGGCCTAGGAAATGTTGATCAGCACTATGTATAACATGTTTTACatagaaataaattatttttagatcTCAAATTTTCAAGCGAACATCCTGGTGTAATCCAATAATTGGAAATATTTAAACACTTTGCTATCACAAAAAGTTTCCTACAATTTGAAAATGCAAGGAGCTAAAATCCATAATATCCTATCCACGTGTATATGCATGTCCCATACGAAACAGAAGTTCCAGACAGAAAACAAAAATATCTAGATTCTGTTATTTATAACCAAAAGGAGCCACgtctaggggtgggaataggccagaccaGCCTACAAGGGCCTATGGCCTAGCTTATATAAGGCCAAGTCAGACCACGCTTATTTAACAAAAAggttaggcttttttaaaagcctatttaataaaataggccagacttaggctattaaaaaagtctATCAAGCCTTATCaatcggcctatattttcatgtatattaaaaataggctaaatagatCAGCATATATTTGCATGTTTATTAGAAAAAGGCTA contains:
- the LOC131601190 gene encoding pentatricopeptide repeat-containing protein At1g15510, chloroplastic, coding for MAAFAKPSQLPTPQRHHHPIIPTNFITSKFKTFTSTHNFKTLKHSRVSNSFTATITSSISSDNPNHDLCQLCLIGKLESAVSYLETMHELQISVEEDSYISLVRLCEWSRARKEGSKVYSYVKKSMMRTHLSLKLGNALLSMFVRFGNLVDAWYVFGKMPERNLFSWNVLVGGYGKGGFFDEALNLYERMLWVGVRPDIYTFPCVLRTCGGVPDLVTGREIHVHVLRFGFESDIDVINALITMYVKCGDVVTARLVFDKMINRDRISWNAMIAGYFENGMCLEGLRLFCRMIEHPVEPDLKTMTSVIAACELMGDGRLGREIHSYIVRTEFSMKSSVYNSLVQMYSSVGLVEEAEKAFSQIECRDVVSWTVMILGYENNLMHQKALETYKTMEAEGVVPDEITITAVLSACSCLRDLDMGTKLHEVAKKTGLIFYAMVADTLVDMYAKCKCIDKALEVFYSIRHKNIITWTAIISGLRINNRCFDSLFFFKEMMRKQKPNSVTLVCVLSACARIGALTSGKEIHAHALRTGVSYDGFMPNAILDMYVRCGRMEYAWKQFFSCDQDVSTWNILLTGYAERGKGTLATELFQKMVESNVVPDKITFVSILRACSRSGMVEEGLEYFDSMEHKYSIKPNLKHYASMVDLLGRAGKLEDAYGFIQKMPMKPDPAVWGALLNACRIHRCVELGELAAKNIFQDDKTSIGYYILLSNLYADNDMWDKVAEVRKMMRQNGIIVDPGCSWVENKDTVHAFLSGDNFHPQIKEINALLERFYEKMKEAGIQRLGSSRMDIMQASKADIFCGHSERFAVTFGLINSAPGMPIRVTKNLYMCQSCHDTVKFISKEVRREIFVRDTERFHHFKGGICSCKDEGY